The following proteins are encoded in a genomic region of Saccharopolyspora antimicrobica:
- a CDS encoding FAD-dependent monooxygenase — MISGASIAGPALAFWLREHGFHPTVVERAPAIRDGGYAIDVRGAAVTVAERMGILPEIQQARTGIRALTITDADGRPLADVRVDQLMGGPDDVEVMRGTLTRLLHERIAGVEHLFDDSITSIEQDSDAVRVTFERAEPREFDLVIGADGLHSNVRHLAFGPERDFARYLGFHISIFSTENFLGLERSATLRNTPGRLAGMYRARTDAGAKAILGFASPRLRFDPRDPSTQIPLLDKAFRDEPWIVPQLLEAARSAPDLYFDSVTQIRMDGWTRGRVALVGDAGYGPSPLSGQGSSLALVGAYVLAAALGAANGDHRTAFRRYESEMRDYVTANQRIATDGAKTLIPTTRTGLWMRNQMMRVLPHLPKTIAFSKTLERAANAIDLPERP, encoded by the coding sequence CTGATCTCCGGAGCCAGCATCGCCGGACCGGCACTGGCCTTCTGGTTGCGCGAGCACGGCTTCCACCCGACGGTCGTGGAGCGAGCGCCCGCGATCCGCGACGGCGGCTACGCGATCGACGTGCGCGGTGCGGCGGTCACCGTGGCCGAGCGGATGGGGATACTGCCCGAGATCCAGCAGGCCCGCACCGGGATACGGGCCCTGACCATCACCGACGCCGACGGCCGCCCGCTGGCCGACGTGCGCGTCGACCAGCTGATGGGCGGCCCCGACGACGTCGAGGTCATGCGCGGCACGCTGACCCGCCTCCTGCACGAGCGCATCGCCGGCGTCGAGCACCTCTTCGACGACTCCATCACGTCGATCGAGCAGGACTCCGATGCCGTCCGCGTGACGTTCGAGCGGGCCGAGCCGCGCGAGTTCGACCTCGTCATCGGTGCGGACGGGCTGCACTCCAACGTCCGCCACCTGGCGTTCGGGCCGGAGCGGGACTTCGCCCGCTACCTCGGCTTCCACATCTCGATCTTCAGCACGGAGAACTTCCTCGGCCTGGAGCGCTCGGCCACGCTGCGCAACACCCCGGGCAGGCTGGCCGGGATGTACCGGGCGAGGACCGACGCGGGCGCGAAGGCGATCCTCGGCTTCGCCTCACCGCGGCTGCGCTTCGACCCCCGCGACCCGAGCACCCAGATCCCGCTGCTGGACAAGGCCTTCCGCGACGAGCCGTGGATCGTCCCGCAGCTGCTCGAAGCCGCCCGCAGCGCACCCGACCTCTACTTCGACTCCGTCACCCAGATCCGGATGGACGGCTGGACCCGCGGCCGCGTGGCCCTGGTCGGCGACGCGGGCTACGGCCCGTCCCCGCTGTCCGGCCAGGGCAGCAGCCTGGCGCTGGTCGGCGCTTACGTCCTGGCGGCAGCGCTGGGCGCGGCCAACGGCGACCACCGAACGGCGTTCCGCCGCTACGAGAGCGAAATGCGCGACTACGTGACCGCCAACCAGCGGATCGCCACCGACGGCGCGAAGACCCTCATCCCGACGACCCGAACCGGTCTGTGGATGCGCAACCAGATGATGCGCGTGCTGCCCCACCTGCCGAAGACGATCGCCTTCTCCAAAACCCTCGAACGCGCCGCCAACGCCATCGACCTCCCCGAGCGCCCGTGA
- the mnmA gene encoding tRNA 2-thiouridine(34) synthase MnmA: protein MRVLAAMSGGVDSAVAASRAVEAGHEVVGVHLALSAKPGTLRTGARGCCTIEDSRDARRAADLLGIPFYVWDFAERFTEEVIETFVGEYAAGRTPNPCLTCNEKIKFEALLDKAMALGFDAVCTGHYARLSIVDGMPELRRSRDEGKDQSYVLASLTAEQLRHSMFPLGDSLKSEVRVEAAERDLAVAKKPDSHDICFIPDGDTRKFLEGKLGQAPGKLVDADTGAVLGEHTGVHGFTIGQRKGLGIDAPAADGRPRYVLSLEPVSGTVKVGAAERLSVTEIDAKRPIWPSEQPLSGPVECVIQVRAHGGTAEAVAEADGDGIRVQLRQPLRGVAPGQAIVLYRPDAAGDLVLGSGIIAATR from the coding sequence GTGCGAGTACTGGCAGCCATGAGCGGTGGGGTGGACTCCGCGGTCGCCGCGTCGCGCGCGGTGGAGGCCGGGCACGAGGTCGTCGGGGTGCACCTGGCGCTGTCGGCCAAGCCCGGCACGCTGCGCACCGGCGCGCGCGGGTGCTGCACCATCGAGGACTCCCGCGATGCGCGTCGCGCCGCGGACCTGCTGGGCATCCCGTTCTACGTGTGGGACTTCGCGGAGCGGTTCACCGAGGAGGTCATCGAGACCTTCGTCGGCGAGTACGCCGCGGGCCGCACCCCGAACCCGTGCCTGACCTGCAACGAGAAGATCAAGTTCGAGGCGTTGCTGGACAAGGCGATGGCGCTGGGCTTCGACGCGGTCTGCACCGGCCACTACGCCCGGCTGTCCATCGTGGACGGTATGCCGGAGCTGCGGCGCAGCCGCGACGAGGGCAAGGACCAGTCCTACGTGCTGGCCTCGCTGACCGCCGAGCAGCTGCGGCACTCGATGTTCCCGCTCGGCGACTCGCTGAAGTCCGAGGTGCGGGTGGAGGCCGCCGAGCGCGACCTGGCGGTGGCGAAGAAGCCGGACAGCCACGACATCTGCTTCATCCCGGACGGCGACACCCGCAAGTTCCTGGAGGGCAAGCTCGGCCAGGCACCGGGCAAGCTGGTCGACGCCGACACCGGCGCGGTGCTCGGCGAGCACACCGGGGTGCACGGGTTCACCATCGGCCAGCGCAAGGGCCTCGGCATCGACGCCCCGGCGGCCGACGGCCGGCCGCGCTACGTGCTGTCGTTGGAACCGGTGTCCGGCACGGTCAAGGTCGGCGCGGCGGAGCGGCTGTCGGTGACCGAGATCGACGCCAAGCGCCCGATCTGGCCGTCCGAGCAGCCGCTGTCCGGGCCGGTGGAGTGCGTGATCCAGGTCCGCGCGCACGGCGGCACCGCGGAAGCGGTCGCCGAGGCCGACGGCGACGGCATCCGCGTCCAGCTCCGCCAGCCGTTGCGCGGTGTGGCGCCGGGCCAGGCGATCGTCCTGTACCGCCCGGACGCAGCCGGAGACCTGGTGCTGGGCTCCGGGATCATCGCCGCCACCCGCTGA
- a CDS encoding cysteine desulfurase family protein, giving the protein MTYLDHAATTPMRPGAVAVLSEALTRIGNASSLHTSGRRARRAVEESREDIADALGARPSEVLFTAGGTESDNLAVKGIFWARRAEDPARRRILASMVEHHAVLDALEWLAEHEGAEITWLAVDEHGRVRPEVFEAALAENPGDVALATVMWANNEVGTVNPVAELAVAAERHGVPLHTDAVQAIDTLPVDFATSGTSALTMTGHKVGGPYGVGVLLLGRDVKCTPVLHGGGQEREVRSGTLDTPGVLGLAAAVREAVNAREGHAPKLAALRDELIRGVRRAVPDVLLNGDPGNGVVGGGPSRLPGNAHFTFPGCEGDSLLMLLDAKGIECSTGSACTAGVSQPSHVLLAMGAEPEAARGSLRFSLGHTSTAADVQALTEAIGPVVRRARSAGLAGLRRSSAGRTTTATEV; this is encoded by the coding sequence ATGACTTACCTCGACCACGCTGCCACCACACCCATGCGACCTGGGGCAGTTGCTGTGCTCAGCGAGGCGTTGACCAGGATCGGCAACGCCTCGTCGCTGCACACCTCGGGCCGCCGGGCGCGGCGCGCGGTGGAGGAGTCGCGGGAGGACATCGCGGACGCGTTGGGCGCCCGGCCGTCCGAGGTGCTGTTCACCGCGGGCGGGACCGAGAGCGACAACCTGGCGGTCAAGGGGATCTTCTGGGCCCGGCGGGCCGAGGATCCGGCGCGCCGCCGCATCCTGGCCTCGATGGTGGAGCACCACGCGGTGCTCGACGCCCTCGAGTGGCTGGCCGAGCACGAGGGCGCCGAGATCACCTGGCTGGCCGTCGACGAGCACGGGCGGGTGCGCCCGGAGGTGTTCGAGGCGGCGCTGGCGGAGAACCCGGGTGACGTGGCGCTGGCCACGGTCATGTGGGCGAACAACGAGGTCGGCACGGTCAACCCGGTCGCGGAGCTGGCCGTCGCCGCCGAGCGCCACGGGGTGCCGCTGCACACCGACGCGGTGCAGGCCATCGACACCCTGCCGGTGGACTTCGCGACTTCGGGAACGTCCGCGCTGACCATGACCGGGCACAAGGTCGGCGGCCCGTACGGGGTTGGCGTGCTGCTGCTGGGGCGCGACGTCAAGTGCACGCCGGTGCTGCACGGCGGCGGGCAGGAGCGCGAGGTGCGCTCCGGCACCCTCGACACCCCGGGCGTGCTGGGGCTGGCCGCTGCGGTTCGGGAGGCCGTCAACGCCCGCGAGGGGCACGCGCCGAAGTTGGCCGCGCTGCGCGACGAGCTGATCAGAGGTGTTCGCCGCGCGGTCCCGGACGTGCTGCTCAACGGCGATCCCGGGAACGGCGTCGTCGGCGGAGGACCTTCGCGATTACCCGGCAACGCGCACTTCACCTTCCCCGGCTGCGAGGGCGACAGCCTGCTGATGCTGCTGGACGCCAAGGGCATCGAGTGCTCCACGGGGTCGGCGTGCACCGCCGGGGTCTCCCAGCCCAGCCACGTGCTGCTGGCGATGGGAGCGGAGCCGGAGGCCGCGCGGGGTTCGCTGCGCTTCTCGCTGGGGCACACCTCGACGGCGGCAGATGTACAGGCACTCACCGAGGCCATCGGGCCGGTGGTGCGACGAGCGCGTAGCGCCGGTCTGGCCGGGTTGCGCCGATCTTCGGCGGGGCGAACGACCACCGCCACGGAGGTGTGA
- a CDS encoding lysophospholipid acyltransferase family protein encodes MPPRDREDEVGLLHLVLRLGGVVGLLLGGCVLALVLPVLGPVRQQAMAAWFRALLRVLGIRMVLDGGMTAGGALVVSNHVSWLDIVALQVLCPMRMLAKAEVGSWPVLGSLAGRAGTVYIDRERLSALPDSVRTIADELRAGAVIGAFPEGTTWCGREIGTFRPAVFQAALDAGARMQPVALRFRDRAGRFTTAAAFLGETTLVSSVLAVARTRGLVVELVVLPELHGSDRRELARRARESIATASGATHGHRVEQPGHDLAA; translated from the coding sequence ATGCCGCCGCGGGACCGCGAGGACGAGGTCGGCCTGCTGCACCTGGTCCTGCGCCTGGGCGGGGTCGTCGGGCTGCTGCTCGGCGGGTGCGTGCTGGCGCTGGTGCTGCCGGTGCTGGGCCCGGTGCGTCAGCAGGCGATGGCGGCGTGGTTCCGGGCGCTGCTGCGCGTCTTGGGCATCCGGATGGTGCTCGACGGCGGGATGACCGCCGGTGGCGCGCTGGTGGTGAGCAACCACGTGTCGTGGCTGGACATCGTGGCGCTGCAGGTGCTGTGCCCGATGCGGATGCTGGCCAAGGCCGAGGTCGGGTCGTGGCCGGTGCTGGGTTCGCTGGCGGGCCGGGCGGGCACGGTCTACATCGACCGGGAGCGGTTGTCGGCGCTGCCCGACTCGGTGCGGACCATCGCCGACGAACTGCGGGCCGGTGCGGTGATCGGCGCCTTCCCGGAGGGCACCACCTGGTGCGGGCGGGAGATCGGGACGTTCCGGCCCGCGGTCTTCCAGGCCGCGCTCGACGCCGGGGCGCGGATGCAGCCGGTGGCGCTGCGGTTCCGCGACCGGGCGGGCCGGTTCACCACGGCGGCGGCCTTCCTCGGGGAGACGACGCTGGTCAGCTCGGTGCTGGCGGTGGCCCGCACCCGCGGTCTGGTGGTCGAGCTGGTCGTGCTGCCCGAGCTGCACGGCAGCGATCGCCGGGAGCTGGCCAGGCGGGCGCGGGAGTCGATCGCGACGGCCAGCGGGGCGACGCACGGGCACCGTGTCGAGCAGCCCGGGCACGATCTCGCCGCGTGA
- a CDS encoding MFS transporter — translation MATAETSRSVLWNPQRRTFTAGLVLVITLVAFEAMGLGTALPTIVAEFGAQHWYSWPFTVFLAASAIGTVIGGRLSDRRGPAVPLLLALPTFAVGLLVAGFAMNMLVLLVARVLQGLAGGVLIVALYVMIARVFPEEHRPAAFGALSSAWVVPALVGPVVSGALTEQASWRWVFLGLAPLVCIGAAMLVPTARRFGARSEDPPAPRPGLPLAAVGAAGGVVALNWAAQDPSLGSLLVGLVGVAALVPSLRLLLPKGTLRARPGIPRMVLSRGLLSGLFFTAQAFVPLALTVAHHYSPTTAGVPLTVGSVGWTVGALWQSRQRELRRERVVAAGFALVGVGIAGLALSLPAWGPHGLVFACWFVAGCGMGIGVTSTSVRVLSLSAEGERGFNSAALQISDMLGQAALVGLGGVVVAALATPASPARGVAPLDLALLVAALLAALALVRATRNRTS, via the coding sequence GTGGCCACTGCCGAGACATCTCGAAGCGTCCTGTGGAATCCGCAACGTCGCACCTTCACCGCGGGCCTGGTCCTGGTCATCACCCTCGTCGCCTTCGAAGCGATGGGGCTGGGCACCGCGCTGCCGACGATCGTCGCCGAGTTCGGCGCGCAGCACTGGTACTCCTGGCCGTTCACCGTGTTCCTCGCCGCGAGCGCGATCGGGACGGTGATCGGCGGTCGCCTGTCCGACCGCCGCGGCCCGGCGGTGCCGCTGCTGCTGGCGCTGCCCACCTTCGCGGTCGGGCTGCTGGTCGCGGGCTTCGCGATGAACATGCTGGTCCTGCTGGTGGCGCGGGTGCTGCAGGGGCTGGCCGGTGGCGTGCTGATCGTCGCCCTGTACGTGATGATCGCCCGCGTCTTCCCGGAGGAGCACCGCCCGGCCGCGTTCGGCGCGCTGTCCTCGGCGTGGGTGGTGCCCGCGCTGGTCGGCCCGGTGGTGTCGGGTGCGCTGACCGAGCAGGCGAGCTGGCGGTGGGTCTTCCTCGGGCTGGCTCCGCTGGTGTGCATCGGCGCGGCGATGCTGGTGCCCACGGCGCGCCGGTTCGGGGCGCGCTCGGAGGATCCTCCAGCGCCGCGGCCCGGGTTGCCGCTGGCCGCGGTGGGTGCGGCCGGTGGTGTCGTGGCGTTGAACTGGGCGGCGCAGGATCCGTCGTTGGGCTCGTTGCTCGTCGGCCTGGTCGGGGTCGCGGCGCTGGTGCCCTCGCTGCGGCTGCTGCTGCCCAAGGGCACCTTGCGCGCCCGGCCGGGGATTCCGCGGATGGTGCTCTCACGCGGCTTGCTCTCCGGGCTGTTCTTCACCGCGCAGGCGTTCGTCCCCTTGGCGCTGACCGTGGCGCACCACTACTCGCCGACGACCGCGGGCGTGCCGTTGACGGTGGGTTCGGTCGGCTGGACCGTCGGGGCGCTGTGGCAGAGCAGGCAGCGGGAACTCCGGCGCGAGCGCGTGGTGGCGGCCGGGTTCGCGCTGGTCGGCGTCGGCATCGCCGGGCTGGCGCTGAGCCTGCCCGCGTGGGGTCCGCACGGGCTGGTCTTCGCGTGCTGGTTCGTCGCCGGTTGCGGGATGGGGATCGGGGTGACCAGCACCTCGGTGCGGGTGCTGTCGCTGTCGGCGGAGGGCGAGCGCGGGTTCAACTCGGCCGCGCTGCAGATCTCGGACATGCTCGGCCAGGCCGCGCTGGTCGGCCTCGGCGGCGTGGTGGTCGCCGCGCTCGCCACCCCGGCGAGCCCGGCCAGGGGCGTCGCGCCGCTGGACCTGGCGCTGCTGGTGGCGGCGCTGCTGGCGGCGTTGGCGCTGGTGCGCGCGACTCGCAACCGGACGTCCTGA
- a CDS encoding alpha/beta fold hydrolase — translation MKSLYRNERGRKAIERWCTDQLDAWPVPHERRLVPANGATTHLVTAGTEPQTAVFVPGTNFCAASCLPLATALAARCRVVLADLPGQPGLSSGRRIPAPQRHSWYGRWLAEVIDQVTGSPVVLVGHSLGAAIALATASPLVSRQVLLSPGGLIRARITPGIAAASSSWLLRCRPVDSARLLATMLAPGDRPRPELVEWMTLIARHARSSLDPAPAVVADRAVDRVVAVGDHDRYFPSRPLAAAARRTLGLPLSVIPSAGHLITEGQPDRLADLIAT, via the coding sequence GTGAAGAGCCTCTACCGGAACGAGCGGGGGCGGAAGGCGATCGAGCGGTGGTGCACCGACCAGCTCGACGCATGGCCCGTGCCGCACGAACGCCGCCTGGTCCCGGCCAACGGCGCCACAACGCACCTGGTCACCGCGGGCACCGAGCCGCAGACGGCGGTCTTCGTGCCCGGGACCAACTTCTGCGCGGCCAGTTGCCTGCCGCTGGCGACCGCGCTCGCCGCGCGCTGCCGCGTGGTCCTGGCCGACCTCCCCGGCCAGCCGGGCCTCAGCAGCGGTCGGCGAATCCCCGCACCGCAACGGCATTCCTGGTACGGGCGGTGGCTGGCGGAGGTGATCGACCAGGTCACCGGATCCCCGGTCGTCCTCGTCGGCCATTCGCTGGGCGCGGCGATCGCGCTGGCCACGGCATCGCCGCTGGTCTCGCGGCAGGTTCTCCTGTCGCCCGGCGGGCTGATCCGCGCACGGATCACACCCGGCATCGCCGCGGCGTCCTCGTCCTGGCTGCTCCGCTGCCGCCCGGTCGACAGCGCGCGACTGCTCGCCACGATGCTCGCACCGGGCGATCGCCCCCGGCCGGAACTGGTGGAGTGGATGACGCTGATCGCCCGGCACGCCCGGTCGAGCCTGGATCCCGCGCCTGCCGTGGTGGCGGACCGGGCGGTGGACCGGGTCGTCGCGGTCGGCGACCACGACCGCTACTTCCCCAGCCGTCCCCTGGCCGCCGCCGCGCGGCGCACCCTCGGCCTGCCGCTCAGCGTGATCCCGTCAGCAGGCCACCTGATCACCGAGGGGCAGCCCGACCGCCTCGCCGACCTCATCGCGACCTGA
- a CDS encoding TetR/AcrR family transcriptional regulator produces MPRTRVDTSAEIRAVAAELFARQGFEKTSLREVAERLGITKAALYYHFASKADLVRGIVQPLVDEVEALLAESGGSTAEQFLADYFDVVLRHRQVYVMVFRDIASLAQLDLMAQMLDWRDRTYQMLVGEDATPAQIAKATVAIGGLQDCALTEGPPENFRDAALAAAIAALRS; encoded by the coding sequence ATGCCGAGGACACGGGTCGACACCAGCGCGGAGATCCGCGCGGTCGCCGCCGAGCTGTTCGCCCGCCAGGGGTTCGAGAAGACCAGCCTGCGCGAGGTGGCCGAGCGGCTCGGCATCACCAAAGCCGCGCTGTACTACCACTTCGCGTCCAAGGCGGACCTGGTGCGCGGCATCGTGCAGCCGCTGGTCGACGAGGTCGAGGCGCTGCTGGCGGAGAGCGGGGGGAGCACCGCTGAGCAGTTCCTCGCCGACTACTTCGACGTGGTGCTGCGCCACCGGCAGGTGTACGTGATGGTGTTCCGGGACATCGCGTCGCTGGCGCAGCTCGACCTGATGGCGCAGATGCTGGACTGGCGCGACCGGACCTACCAGATGCTGGTGGGCGAGGACGCCACGCCGGCGCAGATCGCCAAGGCGACGGTGGCGATCGGCGGGCTGCAGGACTGCGCGCTCACCGAGGGACCACCGGAGAACTTCCGCGACGCGGCGCTCGCGGCGGCGATCGCCGCGCTGCGCAGCTGA